TACAGCTGAAGCTCTTCTCATATTCAAGGCATTTAAAAGTGTGAGTGTGAGTTGCCTGGTGCCTGATGAGGTTGGCACTCCGGGTAAAACTTCTCATACATTCCAAGCATTTATACGGCTTCTCACCTGTGTGGACTCTCTGGTGTACAATAAGGTCGGATTTCTGGCCAAAGCATTTCTCACAGGCACCACACTTATAGGGCTTCTCCCCAGTATGTACTCTTTTATGAACAATGAAGGCTGACCGGTGTCTGTAACTTTTCTCACACTTATTACATTTGTAGGGTCTTTCACCAGTGTGAGTTCTCTGGTGGCTAATAAGATCGGATTTCCCactaaaagctttttcacactccAGACACTTAAACGGTTTCTCACCTGTATGAGTTCTTCGGTGCCTTATGAGGTTTGTACTTCGGCTGAAGCATTTATCACACTCACTACACAGATACGGTTTCTCGCCTGTATGGCTTCGCTGGTGGACAAGCAGATCAGAGCTCTGACCAAAATTCTTGCCACAGATATCACATGTATAGAATTTTTTACCTGCATGCGTTCTCTGGTGTCCTGAAAGGGCTAAGTGGTGCCAAAAGCTCTTCTCACATTTGctacatttataaggtttctcaTAACTGTGGATCCTCTGATGAGAAATAAGATCTGAGCTTTGGATGAAGGTTTTCTCACACATATCACATCTATAAGGTTTCTCCCCAGTATGGGTTCTCTCACACATAATAAGAGCTAAGTTTTCACAAAAGGTTTGTTCACATTCAAGGCACTGGTATATCTGATCATCTATTTGAGTAATCTCATGCACatgaataaaaatctttttacCCTTCTGAGGGCATAcatgatatattttccttttttgagttCTCTGATTATATCTCTCTTCTGAAGTGTACATTTTCTATGGCTCTCTCCTAGGGAGTTTTCCACTGGTCTTCCTGACCCATCATTTTCTTCATAGTCATTTTCTTGATAAGAACTTGAAAGATACATCTGTCTTAGGCCTTTCAGTCATGAGCAGTTTCTCTTTACAAGTTTCCAGCATCACATGCACTCGTTCTTTATGTGGTATTTACAACCCTGTGagac
The sequence above is a segment of the Capra hircus breed San Clemente chromosome 23, ASM170441v1, whole genome shotgun sequence genome. Coding sequences within it:
- the ZNF322 gene encoding zinc finger protein 322, producing the protein MYTSEERYNQRTQKRKIYHVCPQKGKKIFIHVHEITQIDDQIYQCLECEQTFCENLALIMCERTHTGEKPYRCDMCEKTFIQSSDLISHQRIHSYEKPYKCSKCEKSFWHHLALSGHQRTHAGKKFYTCDICGKNFGQSSDLLVHQRSHTGEKPYLCSECDKCFSRSTNLIRHRRTHTGEKPFKCLECEKAFSGKSDLISHQRTHTGERPYKCNKCEKSYRHRSAFIVHKRVHTGEKPYKCGACEKCFGQKSDLIVHQRVHTGEKPYKCLECMRSFTRSANLIRHQATHTHTFKCLEYEKSFSCSSDLIVHQRIHMEEKPHQWSACESGFLLGMDFVAQQKMRTQTEELHYKYSVCDKSFHQSSALLQHQTIHIGEKPYICNVAEKGLELSPPHVSEASQIS